In Williamwhitmania sp., the following proteins share a genomic window:
- a CDS encoding fatty acid desaturase has protein sequence MITSESIKNSKPAWIEIIRKYNFPDTVRSWWQVINSVVPYVLLWFLMVYSLQISYWLTLLLSVFAAGFLIRIFIIFHDCGHGSFFKSHRLNTIVGIPLGLLVFTAYHKWHHDHKEHHATIGNLDKRGVGDVTTLTVEEYLKLTRWRKFSYRFYRHPIFLFGIAPILLFLVQNRFTKPYMNRKERLYLHFSNLAIAVGVLLMIWAIGWKAYLMIQLPVIYIATVHGVWLFYVQHQYPYTSWTRTEKWDFKTIALEGSSFFKLPRLLQWFTGNIGFHHIHHLSPRIPNYKLAKCHRENNLFHNITPITFFSSFRSLRLRLWDEKRHKLIGFREMHRSFAG, from the coding sequence ATGATTACTTCCGAATCCATCAAAAATAGCAAACCTGCTTGGATAGAGATTATCCGTAAGTATAACTTTCCCGATACCGTTCGAAGCTGGTGGCAGGTAATCAACTCCGTTGTGCCTTACGTTCTACTATGGTTTCTCATGGTATACAGCCTTCAAATATCCTACTGGCTTACGCTGCTGCTCTCCGTTTTTGCAGCCGGCTTCCTAATTCGAATATTCATCATCTTCCACGACTGTGGTCACGGATCGTTTTTTAAATCGCACCGGCTCAATACCATTGTGGGCATTCCATTGGGGCTACTGGTATTTACGGCCTACCACAAGTGGCACCACGATCACAAGGAACACCATGCAACCATTGGCAATCTCGATAAGCGGGGTGTTGGCGACGTAACAACATTAACTGTTGAAGAGTATTTAAAGCTTACAAGGTGGCGGAAGTTTAGCTACCGTTTCTACCGCCATCCAATCTTTCTATTTGGCATTGCTCCCATCCTTCTTTTTCTTGTTCAGAATCGCTTTACCAAGCCCTACATGAATCGCAAGGAGCGGCTATACCTCCACTTCTCCAATCTTGCCATTGCCGTTGGGGTGCTACTGATGATATGGGCCATTGGCTGGAAAGCCTACCTTATGATCCAACTGCCTGTAATTTACATAGCCACAGTGCATGGTGTTTGGCTGTTCTACGTCCAACATCAATACCCCTATACCTCTTGGACCAGAACCGAAAAGTGGGATTTTAAGACCATTGCTTTAGAGGGAAGCTCCTTCTTTAAGCTGCCACGATTGCTTCAGTGGTTTACCGGAAACATTGGCTTCCACCATATACACCACCTAAGCCCAAGAATCCCTAACTATAAGTTGGCAAAATGCCATAGGGAGAACAACCTCTTTCACAATATTACCCCAATCACCTTCTTCTCCAGCTTTCGTTCGCTGCGGCTACGGCTGTGGGATGAGAAAAGGCATAAGTTAATTGGATTTAGGGAGATGCATAGGAGTTTTGCGGGGTAA
- a CDS encoding VOC family protein produces the protein MDTKVMYILYVAGQQRSRDFYREVLQLEPVLDVPGMTEFVVAPGCKLGLMPENGVARMLGDRIPHPSEGSGIPRSEIYLYVNDPLQYFKRAVKAGGVSLSMPKQRDWGDSVAYCADPDGHIMAFAERV, from the coding sequence ATGGATACCAAGGTAATGTATATTCTTTATGTGGCGGGGCAGCAGCGAAGCCGTGATTTTTACCGCGAGGTGCTGCAGCTTGAGCCGGTGCTCGATGTTCCCGGCATGACCGAATTTGTGGTTGCTCCCGGATGTAAGTTGGGGTTAATGCCAGAGAACGGGGTAGCACGAATGCTTGGTGATAGGATTCCTCACCCCTCGGAGGGAAGCGGCATTCCACGAAGCGAGATTTACCTCTACGTGAATGATCCGCTTCAGTATTTCAAACGTGCGGTAAAGGCTGGCGGTGTATCACTGAGCATGCCCAAGCAGCGCGATTGGGGCGATAGCGTGGCCTACTGCGCCGACCCCGATGGGCATATAATGGCATTTGCTGAAAGAGTGTAG
- a CDS encoding agmatinase family protein, with protein MSKEFNPNDIGIANGNYFGLPYSLEESQLLLYSVPWDVTTSYGGGASHGPQAMLSTSLQVDLFDFDVPDAWSTAIGTIPIDDDLYTSSSKNRDIAEAMISYLEQGGDPEGRKFLQHLETVNEACQEMVDQVAKETGEWLDKGKIIGLVGGDHSTPLGLLRALAEHHESFGILHIDAHADLREAYEGFTYSHASIMFNALKLQQVQKLVQVGIRDLCQDEFNLVQADNRVVMFNDYELKAEAFNGKLWHQQCEAIVAQLPQKVYISFDIDGLQPELCPNTGTPVVGGLSFNQAHYLLRMVVKSGKQIIGFDLNEVSPGDNDWDANVGARVLYKLCLLTLAASNEKFGSRLKG; from the coding sequence ATGAGCAAAGAATTTAACCCTAACGACATTGGCATTGCCAACGGTAACTACTTTGGTTTACCCTATTCTCTGGAGGAATCGCAGCTGCTGCTTTACTCCGTGCCTTGGGATGTAACTACCTCCTATGGTGGAGGTGCATCGCACGGACCACAAGCAATGCTAAGCACCTCACTGCAGGTGGACCTCTTCGATTTTGACGTGCCCGATGCATGGTCGACTGCCATTGGTACAATTCCCATCGATGACGACCTCTATACTTCCAGTTCCAAAAACCGCGATATAGCGGAGGCCATGATTAGCTATCTGGAGCAAGGTGGTGATCCAGAAGGCCGCAAGTTTTTACAGCACCTCGAAACCGTTAATGAAGCTTGTCAGGAGATGGTTGATCAGGTAGCCAAGGAGACTGGCGAATGGCTTGACAAGGGGAAGATTATAGGGCTCGTTGGCGGTGACCATAGCACTCCGCTGGGTCTGCTGCGCGCACTTGCTGAGCACCACGAAAGCTTTGGCATTCTGCACATTGATGCCCATGCCGACCTGCGTGAGGCCTACGAGGGATTCACCTACTCGCATGCATCAATCATGTTCAATGCGCTTAAGCTGCAGCAGGTGCAAAAGTTGGTGCAGGTGGGTATCCGCGATCTCTGTCAGGATGAGTTCAATTTAGTTCAGGCCGACAACCGCGTAGTAATGTTCAATGACTACGAACTTAAAGCCGAAGCGTTCAACGGTAAGCTATGGCACCAGCAGTGCGAGGCCATTGTTGCCCAGCTACCTCAGAAGGTTTACATCAGCTTCGATATTGATGGATTACAACCTGAATTGTGCCCCAATACCGGCACACCTGTAGTTGGTGGTCTTTCATTCAATCAGGCGCACTATTTGCTACGTATGGTGGTGAAGAGCGGCAAGCAGATTATTGGCTTCGACCTAAACGAAGTTTCCCCTGGCGACAACGACTGGGATGCCAACGTGGGAGCTCGGGTGCTTTATAAGCTATGCCTGCTAACCCTTGCGGCCTCTAACGAGAAGTTTGGCAGCCGATTAAAAGGTTAA